The proteins below come from a single Eucalyptus grandis isolate ANBG69807.140 chromosome 3, ASM1654582v1, whole genome shotgun sequence genomic window:
- the LOC120291910 gene encoding uncharacterized protein LOC120291910 codes for MIPLVVDARVAPPPVGAGVTVPVAATAVANAAIAAAAAAILAAAPTVAPAVAPADILPGVVVAGRPVHQLVDQFLKMNPPKFTGTGDSEAASLWVHDLEKAFALLMCNEEEKVLLVMYQLQGNANIWWRSAKDIVFPEGVVQVWDAFLTAFNDQYFSSTTREQKIDEFYRLCQGSMTVDQYGVKFAGLSQYALKLIEDPEEKARKFKSGLRTELKQRLLPWDLKDYRGLSLSPDDRTRIE; via the exons ATGATTCCACTTGTTGTAGATGCtagagtagcaccacctcctgttggtgctggggtaaCAGTTCCGG TCGCCGCCACTGCTGTTGCCAATGCTGCCATTGCTGCCGCAGCTGCCGCCATACTTGCTGCCGCACCCACAGTTGCACCTGCCGTCGCCCCTGCTGATATACTACCAGGAGTTGTGGTCGCTGGGAGGCCGGTTCACCAGTTAGTGGATCAGTTCTTAAAGATGAATCCGCCAAAATTCACGGGTACTGGAGACTCTGAGGCCGCGTCTCTGTGGGTACATGATTTGGAAAAGGCGTTTGCACTTCTGATGTGCAATGAGGAGGAAAAGGTGTTACTAGTTATGTACCAACTTCAAGGTAACGCCAATATATGGTGGAGATCCGCCAAGGATATAGTATTCCCGGAAGGTGTGGTCCAAGTGTGGGACGCCTTCCTTACCGCCTTTAATGATCAGTATTTTTCGAGTACTACTCGGGAACAAAAGATAGATGAGTTCTACCGTCTCTGCCAAGGGAGTATGACAGTTGACCAATATGGGGTCAAGTTCGCAGGATTGTCACAGTATGCTCTTAAATTGATAGAAGACCCTGAAGAGAAAGCTCGGAAGTTCAAAAGCGGTCTTCGTACTGAATTGAAACAACGTCTGCTACCATGGGACTTGAAAGATTACAGAGGTTTATCGTTGAGCCCAGATGATAGAACGAGGATTGAATGA